The sequence TTGCGCGAAGTCATGGACTCGTTTCGGGTTGTGAAGGCGATCGATTGAGAGCAACAACACTCTTGTGATTTAgaataggaaaaagaaaaaggacaaaCGAAAATAGTGCGCGGCGTAATAGAGGAGGTTAGATTGTTTTCAATCTGCAGTTGTTGATGAGTTTGATCTCCTTTTGTGCAGCTCAAAAGATACTTATTTCCAGTTCTAATCACCACTTATGATCTGAAATTGTCTGGTCGTTATTAATCATACCACTACCACTAGGATGTATCCCGACACTGATGAGCAGTAGAATCAATTCAGAATCATtgtttatcgttttgttttctttttactaAATCTTATTATTTCAACAATATACATGACTAGAATATATTCCGTCGCTAATCAGTAGTGGAATCAACCTGTGTTTAGATTTTCTACGCACATGGCGATTCCAATCCCATATACATAGGATCAAAAGAATCAACAACAATATCAATGAAAAAAAACCCACAATTTTCACTGCAATCATAAACTTCGCCTGAGTTACTCTTAATTATGGAACATTACATTGCAAATGATCACACATACATTCACCGTTGCATGTCGAAACATTATGTAttacatggtgatcaatttttgtAAACCAAACAGCCAAACAAATTGCCACAAATTTATCGTAACTATGCCCAGAAAATAAAACTGATCACACAAGGTGATAAATAGCAAAAATAAAGCCCTAAGCCACTATTCTTACTCATCTGCTACTGCAGTTAATAACCTTAAACGTCCAAGATTCAAATGGGTACAAAGTTAtggtgtaaaaaataaaatgattggTTTTCAGATTAGTGCAAAGAAGTGGAAAGCAAGCGCAAAACCTGATACAACATCTCAATCAAAAGAACTCAAAGATCTAAGCAGTCTCGAGTGGCAGATATTTGGGCAGTTTACAGGCATCTGATAAATAGAGTTCGAAAAAACTCGAAAAGCATTGAACCCATATTCAAACAATTGCCATGGTTGGTTAAACGGAAGGAGGAACAAGGTCACATTCTATCCTCCCTCTTCCTCGGAGCGCAAGTAATGATCTCATCAACCCTCAGTATCATCTCAGCCGCCTCGGTCGCCGATAAAAGTACAGCTTGTTTAACTTTGAAGGACTCCGagattccgagcttttccatgTCGCCAACCTGCACCAGCATTGCAATGTTATTGTTTTATGATTAGCAAAATTTTCATCATAACAAAACGTAATCACAATCCATCCTGGAATTTCCATGCAATCGCTTTTAGCTCAACAAAATTGAGTGTTAGGCCCCCAAAGTCCATAAATTATGCATTCTGACATTTACCAAAGTTTCCCACCTTAGGGAGCTAACTTCTGTTTGTGCATATGAGGGATAAgtggaaaaaatgaaaaaagataaGAGGCAAACAAGATGCATAAAATTTAGCGGTTTCATCATTTCATAAGTTAATTTATCGTATGTCACTCACGCGCAAAAACAGCACAAAAACAGCTGTCACGTTGTAGGAAGAATACAGCAAGGAACAGATTGCACGACTTACAGACTTCAGGGACCTAATTGCAGAAGCCTAAGTGAAAGGAGTTTAATGCTATCACGTAAAAGGTTAAAAGGACTAATGAATTACTACAACTTAAAAACAGCTAGAGGACAACATCTCTATCACTTACCCCGCCAGAGATGACATCAATTCCAGAAGTGCTCCTCTCCTTATGATGCTCGGCACGGAGCTGAGAGATAAGGTCGGCGCTATCAAGTCCGGCATTGTCAGCTATGATGGTTGGGATGGCTTGGAGAGCCCGGGAGAAGGCCTCGATAGCATGAGATTTCTTTCCGGGGGTCCTGCGTGCTAGTTCGTCAACCTCCTTTGCCATCACCATCTCAGGCCATCCGCCACCGAGTAAGACCCGGCTGTCGTTCACGGTCTGAGTCAGCACACACAGGGCATCGTGCAAGGATCTTTCAGCTTCATCGAGcacatgttggctgcagatgatatcaaaaaaaaaaaaaaagaaaaataaaataagaacgGTTGAACAGAATCAGctgagaaaaaaaacaaaaagaaaactcAAACTTCACTATTAGATTATTGTATATTTTCCCCTTCCTTTACATAACGACATATTCAATAGATGTTTCATGTGATCAAGGCTAGCAAAATAGGAATTTATTTGCCTGAAGTTTGCAACGGGCACAACAATTGATGCAGTTAAGCAAGGCCAATATCTGTGGGTAAGCTTCACGATTTACCCAATAGCACAATAAAGAGGTTAACCATCTTTCAACACCTCTCCCCTCAGTGCTGCAGCTAATAGACGGAGCaaacgagagagagaaagagaggaacaAATCTAGAGGAAATCATGGTATATCCAAGATCTCTTACCCATATCCGAAGTTTGTAGTCCACATAAGTCTACTTACATAGGTTGGAGTGTTTGGGGTTTGGACTGCTAACAGATATTTGAAGAATAGCCTTCGTAAAAACAAACTTAAACTTCCTACTCCATAGTTCAGATGCGAATGAAGTAGGTATAATTGAATAAATCGCAACCAGGATCACATGATTAGTCAGTTCGACAGACATAACAAGTGCAATCCtaagaagataaaaaatataacaagaCAAAATGACGATGCCAACAAATATGCTAGCTCAATTATCTTAGAAATAATTAAGCACGGAATTAAATGACAGTCTAATGGACATACCTTGCACCTCTTAAAACAATGGTACAAGCTTGACCCATTTCGCACCCAGAGAAATGAATCAACCTATCTTCACCAATCATTATCTCTTCAATAAGCTTGCAATGCCCAAGCTTAACAGACTCTGGATTATCAAAAGTCGATGCAATCTCACCGCCTGTAACGAGCGCCAACCGCTCAATCCCATCAAAATCAGCATGCTCGATAGCAAGTATGCCAGCATCAGCAAATAGTTCCTCTGGAAAGTTATATATCAATTGACGGTTAACGAAACAGTTGATTCCATGGGCTATTATTTTTTgcactttctctctcatcttctgCTTCTCCGCAGCTTCGATCTCTGCAACCTTAGTCATCGAATCAACACGAACGCGGGCCCCATAGATCTTTACTTTGTCAGTGTCCATAGCAGTGTTAGCAACCAAAATCTTGGCGTTCTCAATGCGCTTTGGTTGCCCAATACCTATTTTCTTGTCAAGAATAAACCTTCACAAAAAGACAACGGGTAATGCTATTATTGAGCTTTTTTGTGCAATATCAATCTTCCAATTTGAATGCAAGTTTGCTTATGTAAACCTCATTTAGCTTCAGAACGCCTAGTTATTTGTTTTTTGGGCATAGAACAAGCATGGGGCAACAGACATATTGAACTTTGTATGCTTTTTCATACTTTACGCAactatagggaaaaaaaaaaaaaagtagatccaTTTTCACATATATTAGATGAAGAAAAATGGATTATCATATggatatcatatataataaattacactAACATCCCCAATTCGCCGTTAGTGCCTAAGGCTAACTGATGATGGTAATGCAAAGCTACTTGACCACACATGTTAATATATTTGACTGTGAAATCATACCCTTCATCCAAAAAAGAGTCCTTCAGAGATCCTCCAGGTTTCTTTAGAATTTGGATGGCCTCCAAATTAGTGCTCCCCTGATACCAGCAAGAAAAACATGAATAgatattaaaaagaataaatgaaaCTTGCTAAAAGGAAATCATGGCTGGTGGATCAAATTAGCAATTACCAATATCAAAGGAAAGAAGGcacaaaattttatgtttaggTGCAATTGATCGCAGATAAATCTATACAGTATCTAATTAGTAAAAGTAAATAACCATTTTTCACTACATACAAGTCACATGTCAATTTATATTCCTACTTATCTAATCGAAAGTTGCGGTCTTGTGAGTACAGAACAGACACTTTGTCTAGGAAAAAACAGCATACAATAATGAGCAACTTGAAAAACAAATGTTAGTTCAATTAATGACAGCTCATATATCGTTAATAACCAATCCATGTAAACATCAGTACATATGTATTTTACATACACGTACACAAATTACACATATGTACTTACATACTAGATATGAAGTGTAGTACCTTAAGCCTCAAAACAGCATCAACAGCAAGTTTAGCAAAGTACTCCTTGTCCTGGGAAAGTATTTTCGAACTCAAAGTTGTCATAGCAATGTTCAACAGATCGGATTTAAACTTCTCTGAAATCAAAGTAGGATATTCAAAAAGACATAAAAGATTTAAGTTATAGGTTATAAACTACTAAAAACAGAGGAAAGTCAGCGACTGTAAGCCAAGCTAGTTGTCGCACCACATAATCATAAAAAACTAATCGATATAATAGGATATAAAAGAACATCATATTATTCATGCATCACAAAATTGTTGATACCTGGGTCTTGTTTGTTGTCCATGGCCTTCTCTAACAAAGCATTGCGTGCACATTCAGCAGCCATTCTGTAACCTGTAAGATTAATCCATTGAGCACCCATAAATTATTCAGTAGAATTACGCTAACTATCTCACTGATAAAAGTAAAAACAACTCAACAATAAGAAGGCAGTAAGGGGCGCCATATTTAATAATCAGTTCAAATTATTTGAAGGCAAAGATATAGCCAACTTTCTCGACAAAGGAAAGAGGGTTGAAAGAGAACAATACAAGAATAAAACCCAGTTCATTTAGCATGCCGTACACATTCTAAGTAGCAGGATGAGATTAAAACATGAACCTAGTGCAAGTAACCTAGTTACATATTTTCATCTAATCACTACAAGCTCCTTATGACTTTCATTAGGCTAAGCtctattgataattttttacactgtgtatccttaaatttaaaaataaaataataaaaaaaaacaatccgaAATGTTTACTACAGGTCTATGTACAAGTACATAATACTACCATTGTACCCATCTTACAACACACACAGCATCCAAGCTAGACATTTTAACACTTCACAACAGCTCAAGGAACTGCTACAAAAATGTTCTTGGAAAGCATGAGACAAACCTGCAATAATAGTCATAGGATGAATCTTTGAGTTGACCAATTTTTCAGCTTCCCTCAGTAGCTCTCCAGCCAAAACAACAACTGAAGTTGTTCCATCACCAACTTCATCATCTTGAACTTTCGATATATCTGATACTCAAACTAAGGACTAACCTTTCTCTTTGTATAACAATTACATGAATAGGACAATTAGTTTCTTGtgtatagcaaaaaaaaattatttttattttctactaaaACGAATGAATCAGTGTGAACAaagatttaataataaatagcttGCAAATCGAAGATTACATATTGGAAGAAAATCAAAGGATACCAACAAGGACCTTCGCAGCTGGGTTGTCAATATGAAGTGCCTTCAATATAGTTGCACCATCATTAGTAACAGTGACATTACGCCCTCTGCCAGTTGACTGCAGGATCTTGTCCTAAACATCAAGTGTGTGTATGCAAGTCATATTAGCTAAGCCAATTAAGCAACAGTCAGACGTGGACATGAGGAAGAGCAATAAAAACTTGAGAATCAAGATAATACCATTCCCTTCGGTCCTAAGGTGGTCTTAACTAAATCAGCAATTGCCATTGCACCGATAAAAG is a genomic window of Ananas comosus cultivar F153 linkage group 13, ASM154086v1, whole genome shotgun sequence containing:
- the LOC109719493 gene encoding T-complex protein 1 subunit beta is translated as MAVERLLKDEATEEKGDRARMASFIGAMAIADLVKTTLGPKGMDKILQSTGRGRNVTVTNDGATILKALHIDNPAAKVLVDISKVQDDEVGDGTTSVVVLAGELLREAEKLVNSKIHPMTIIAGYRMAAECARNALLEKAMDNKQDPEKFKSDLLNIAMTTLSSKILSQDKEYFAKLAVDAVLRLKGSTNLEAIQILKKPGGSLKDSFLDEGFILDKKIGIGQPKRIENAKILVANTAMDTDKVKIYGARVRVDSMTKVAEIEAAEKQKMREKVQKIIAHGINCFVNRQLIYNFPEELFADAGILAIEHADFDGIERLALVTGGEIASTFDNPESVKLGHCKLIEEIMIGEDRLIHFSGCEMGQACTIVLRGASQHVLDEAERSLHDALCVLTQTVNDSRVLLGGGWPEMVMAKEVDELARRTPGKKSHAIEAFSRALQAIPTIIADNAGLDSADLISQLRAEHHKERSTSGIDVISGGVGDMEKLGISESFKVKQAVLLSATEAAEMILRVDEIITCAPRKREDRM